One stretch of Carassius carassius chromosome 18, fCarCar2.1, whole genome shotgun sequence DNA includes these proteins:
- the LOC132091919 gene encoding cytochrome c oxidase assembly factor 7, with amino-acid sequence MAGLINFEDEQEVKQFLDNLGVEYSYQCHREKDPEGCQRLADYLEGVKKNYESTAQVLKHNCEVNGHGESCYKLGAYHVTGKGGVTECLKTAYSYFMKACNSKGKKSVDACHNIALLAHDGRAMEGGADAKVARQYYEKACEGGFSPSCFNLSALLIQGSPGLDKNMPLALKYALRACELGHVWGCANASRMYKLGDGTDKDDQKAEELKNRARELHGQQKEWQLKFGE; translated from the exons ATGGCCGGCTTGATTAACTTTGAGGACGAGCAGGAGGTGAAGCAGTTTCTGGATAATTTAGGAGTGGAGTACAGTTATCAGTGTCACCGGGAGAAGGATCCTGAAG ggtGTCAGAGGCTGGCTGATTATCTGGAGGGTGTGAAGAAGAACTATGAGTCCACAGCTCAGGTTCTCAAGCACAACTGCGAGGTGAATGGCCACGGAGAGAGCTGCTATAAACTCGGCGCTTACCATGTCACCGGCAAAG GTGGTGTGACGGAGTGTTTGAAGACTGCATACTCCTATTTTATGAAGGCATGTAACAGCAAAGGGAAGAAATCAGTGGACGCTTGTCACAACATCGCTCTGCTTGCCCATGACGGCCGAGCCATGGAGGGGGGAGCTGATGCGAAGGTGGCTCGGCAGTACTATGAGAAGGCTTGCGAGGGAGGCTTTTCCCCCAGCTGTTTCAACCTGAGCGCTCTTTTAATCCAGGGATCTCCAGGGCTGGACAAAAACATGCCTCTGGCTCTGAAGTATGCCCTACGAGCCTGCGAGCTGGGACATGTTTGGGGCTGTGCTAATGCCAGTCGCATGTACAAACTGGGTGATGGGACGGATAAGGATGATCAGAAAGCAGAGGAGCTGAAGAACAGGGCCAGAGAACTCCACGGACAGCAGAAAGAATGGCAGCTGAAATTTGGGGAGTGA